The Chitinophaga sp. H8 genome contains a region encoding:
- a CDS encoding sodium:solute symporter, with protein sequence MSATLLFSIVLLYFAVLLIVAWRTSRNSNNESFFIGNRNSNWMLVAFGMIGTSLSGVTFVSVPGTVGASNFAYLQVVIGYFIGYFIVAYILLPLYYRLNLTSIYHYLEQRFGPVAHKTGSLFFIISRTLGATARLYLVINVLQLFILDSLHVPFWLTTFIILLMILLYTFEGGVKTIVFTDTLQTSFMLLGLVICIFYIMDALHFSFSDTMAALNAKGYTEVFNTDVNSGGFWLKQILGGAFITVGMTGLDQEMMQKNISVKNLKDSQKNMMTFSTVMVLVNLLFLMLGGLLYVFAESNQIGIRGDDLFPTIALSYLPPAISIIFIIGLISALFPSADGALTALTSSFCIDMLGLKKRTDLTEKQQKRTRMSVHLTLTVIFFLCVMIFKWIDNKSIIDIILKIAAYTYGPLLGLFAFGILTKRIVRQGIATLIVCLAAPVLCYILSENAVHWFGGFQIGIELLIINAGITFLGLWLISKEGPAVTTR encoded by the coding sequence ATGTCAGCCACTCTCTTATTTTCGATTGTCCTTTTATATTTTGCCGTTCTGCTCATCGTTGCATGGCGTACCAGCCGGAACTCCAACAACGAGTCGTTCTTTATTGGTAACCGTAACAGCAACTGGATGCTGGTGGCTTTTGGTATGATTGGTACCTCTCTCAGCGGGGTTACATTTGTGAGTGTGCCAGGTACAGTAGGTGCCAGTAATTTTGCTTACTTGCAGGTGGTTATAGGCTATTTTATCGGATATTTTATTGTGGCTTATATCTTACTGCCTTTATATTACCGGCTCAACCTGACCTCTATTTATCACTATCTGGAGCAGCGCTTTGGTCCCGTAGCACATAAAACAGGTTCGCTCTTCTTTATCATTTCCCGTACCCTGGGTGCTACCGCCCGCTTATATCTCGTGATCAATGTATTGCAACTGTTTATACTCGACAGCCTCCATGTGCCCTTCTGGCTTACTACCTTTATCATCCTCCTGATGATATTGCTGTATACTTTTGAAGGTGGGGTAAAGACCATTGTATTTACAGACACCCTGCAAACCTCTTTCATGCTGCTGGGGCTGGTAATCTGCATCTTCTATATCATGGATGCCCTCCATTTCTCTTTTTCAGATACTATGGCAGCCTTAAACGCCAAAGGATATACCGAGGTATTTAATACTGATGTGAACAGCGGGGGCTTCTGGCTTAAACAGATACTGGGAGGTGCTTTTATTACGGTGGGGATGACAGGTCTTGACCAGGAAATGATGCAAAAGAACATCAGCGTAAAAAACCTGAAGGATTCCCAGAAAAACATGATGACCTTTAGTACGGTAATGGTATTGGTAAACTTGTTGTTCCTCATGCTGGGCGGCCTGTTGTACGTATTTGCAGAAAGCAACCAGATAGGTATCCGGGGAGATGACCTGTTTCCTACTATCGCACTGAGCTATCTGCCACCTGCTATCTCTATTATTTTTATCATTGGGCTGATATCTGCTTTATTTCCTAGTGCAGATGGTGCACTTACTGCGCTCACCTCTTCCTTCTGTATTGATATGCTGGGACTGAAAAAAAGAACTGACCTCACAGAAAAGCAACAAAAGCGGACCAGGATGAGCGTGCATTTAACGCTTACCGTCATCTTCTTTTTATGCGTGATGATCTTTAAATGGATCGATAATAAATCCATTATTGATATCATTTTAAAGATAGCCGCTTATACCTACGGACCATTACTGGGATTATTTGCTTTTGGCATCCTCACCAAACGAATCGTAAGGCAGGGCATTGCCACACTGATTGTTTGTCTGGCTGCACCAGTACTGTGCTACATTCTCAGTGAAAATGCCGTCCATTGGTTTGGTGGCTTCCAGATAGGGATTGAGCTGCTGATCATCAATGCAGGCATTACCTTCCTGGGCTTATGGCTCATTTCCAAAGAGGGGCCTGCTGTTACTACCAGATAA
- a CDS encoding CotH kinase family protein: MQMKKNYFATTRLLVGYAIVMLLLTTACSKNKSNPEPEITEEEKLDESIKAVVPEISIQIEGNQEVKEKEVYLTATVSIKGNGVYPDLAPIKTRIKGRGNSTWELPKKPYKLKLDNKASLLGLGAAKEWVLLANYQDYTLMTNAIAMKIGQQLAMPFTNTIIPADLIVNGTYRGSYNLTQQIEVKENRVDLGKDDLLLELDSNFDEAYKFKSKGLNLPVMVKNPDITAPATLDEIKAGFEAFEQLLLDSKFPGNNYGDYIDKQQLVNFLVVNNLTGNFEVNHPKSVFIHKATGGKYTMGPIWDFDWGFGMDEDSHKYFSWTNVPLLKDGDTRLGAKFLSIFMKDPEIRSLYKQTWKNYKNGKFEALLSYIETYAATIRDSQKKDYERWKVGDNNLPKSKADMKIYLRKRAAYIDAYVNGL; this comes from the coding sequence ATGCAGATGAAAAAAAATTACTTTGCCACCACAAGGTTGTTGGTGGGATACGCGATTGTTATGTTATTGTTAACTACCGCCTGTTCAAAAAACAAATCCAATCCCGAACCTGAAATCACGGAAGAAGAAAAACTGGACGAAAGCATTAAAGCGGTTGTTCCGGAAATAAGTATTCAGATAGAGGGTAACCAGGAGGTAAAAGAAAAAGAAGTTTATCTTACCGCCACCGTATCTATAAAAGGGAATGGTGTTTATCCTGACCTGGCCCCCATTAAAACCCGCATCAAAGGAAGAGGCAACAGTACCTGGGAGCTGCCTAAAAAGCCTTATAAACTGAAGCTGGATAACAAAGCTTCTCTCCTCGGATTAGGAGCTGCCAAAGAATGGGTACTGTTGGCCAACTACCAGGATTACACCCTGATGACAAATGCCATCGCCATGAAAATCGGACAGCAACTGGCCATGCCTTTTACCAATACCATCATCCCGGCAGATCTGATTGTAAACGGCACCTACAGAGGCAGCTATAACCTGACGCAACAGATAGAGGTAAAAGAAAATCGTGTGGATCTTGGTAAAGACGATCTGCTGCTGGAATTAGACAGCAATTTTGATGAAGCATACAAGTTCAAATCAAAAGGACTGAACCTGCCAGTGATGGTAAAAAACCCTGATATTACCGCTCCTGCCACCCTGGATGAAATCAAGGCCGGTTTTGAAGCATTTGAACAGTTATTGCTGGATTCAAAATTTCCTGGTAACAATTATGGCGATTATATTGATAAGCAGCAACTGGTTAACTTCCTGGTGGTAAATAACCTGACCGGCAACTTTGAAGTGAATCACCCTAAAAGCGTATTTATCCATAAGGCTACCGGTGGCAAATATACGATGGGCCCCATCTGGGATTTTGACTGGGGTTTTGGAATGGATGAGGATTCCCATAAATATTTTTCCTGGACCAACGTACCACTGCTGAAAGACGGCGACACCCGGCTGGGAGCTAAGTTCCTTTCTATATTTATGAAAGATCCTGAGATCCGCTCCCTCTACAAACAAACCTGGAAGAATTACAAAAACGGCAAATTTGAAGCACTGCTGAGCTATATAGAAACCTATGCTGCCACCATCAGGGATTCCCAGAAAAAAGATTACGAACGCTGGAAGGTAGGCGATAATAATTTGCCAAAATCAAAAGCTGATATGAAAATATATTTAAGAAAAAGAGCTGCCTACATAGATGCTTATGTGAATGGTTTATAG
- the ung gene encoding uracil-DNA glycosylase produces MDVKIEASWKEVLKEEFQKSYFEQIVMFLKHEKALGKTIYPPGAMMFNAFEKTPFDKVKVVIIGQDPYHGPGQAHGLCFSVQDGVKPPPSLVNIFKELHTDLGLPIPTSGNLTKWAENGVLLLNAMLTVRAGEPASHSKIGWENFTDAVIRKISAQKQDIVFLLWGRFAQDKQILIDATKHHILKAAHPSPFSVDKGFYGCRHFSKTNELLMKAGKEPIDWSL; encoded by the coding sequence ATGGACGTAAAAATTGAGGCTAGTTGGAAAGAAGTTTTAAAGGAAGAATTTCAGAAATCATACTTCGAACAGATTGTCATGTTTTTAAAACACGAAAAGGCGTTGGGTAAAACAATTTACCCTCCGGGAGCGATGATGTTTAATGCATTTGAGAAAACGCCTTTTGATAAAGTAAAAGTGGTGATCATCGGGCAAGACCCTTACCATGGCCCCGGACAGGCGCATGGTTTGTGTTTTTCCGTACAGGATGGCGTAAAGCCTCCCCCCTCCCTGGTCAACATCTTTAAAGAGCTGCATACTGATCTGGGCTTACCAATACCTACTTCCGGCAACCTGACCAAGTGGGCCGAAAACGGGGTATTGCTCCTCAATGCCATGCTTACAGTAAGAGCAGGTGAACCTGCCTCGCACAGTAAAATAGGCTGGGAAAATTTTACAGATGCGGTGATCAGAAAAATTTCTGCACAGAAACAGGATATCGTTTTCCTGCTGTGGGGAAGATTTGCCCAGGACAAACAAATATTGATTGATGCTACCAAACACCATATTCTAAAGGCAGCCCATCCCTCCCCTTTTAGTGTAGATAAAGGGTTTTACGGTTGCCGCCATTTTTCCAAAACCAATGAATTGCTCATGAAAGCAGGTAAAGAACCTATTGACTGGAGCCTGTAA
- a CDS encoding lysophospholipid acyltransferase family protein, translating into MNWLKNILGRLFAVYGFLLFTVTFLILFIPIWIANFMPDPQKTRYFLSLSRGWMAVYMPMIFCPVRKKGVEYFAPGQTYVVVSNHNSLVDVPVTTPGVPGVNKTLSKKEMGEVPLFGMMYKVGSVMVDRKDEASRRKCYDDMRKVLDMGIHMLLYPEGTRNRTADPLKPFYDGAFALAIEAQLPIMPSLLFHTKKILPPGKLFFALPHRIDYHFLPPVSTTGMTLEDVPMLKEKVFKLMTEYYITHQ; encoded by the coding sequence ATGAACTGGTTAAAAAATATACTGGGCCGACTTTTTGCCGTATATGGCTTCCTGTTATTTACAGTAACCTTCCTTATTTTATTTATACCAATATGGATCGCCAATTTTATGCCTGATCCACAAAAAACCCGTTATTTTCTGTCATTGAGCCGGGGCTGGATGGCCGTATATATGCCTATGATCTTTTGTCCGGTAAGAAAAAAGGGTGTGGAATATTTTGCTCCCGGGCAAACCTATGTAGTAGTAAGTAATCATAATTCGCTGGTTGATGTACCGGTAACCACACCAGGGGTACCCGGTGTTAATAAAACACTATCTAAAAAAGAAATGGGGGAAGTGCCCTTATTCGGAATGATGTATAAGGTGGGCAGTGTGATGGTAGACCGTAAAGACGAAGCCAGCCGCCGTAAATGTTATGACGATATGCGCAAGGTGCTGGATATGGGCATCCACATGCTGCTGTATCCGGAAGGTACCCGCAACAGAACAGCTGATCCGCTAAAGCCATTTTATGATGGCGCCTTTGCGCTGGCTATAGAAGCACAACTCCCTATTATGCCTTCCCTCCTCTTCCATACTAAAAAAATACTCCCCCCGGGAAAGTTGTTTTTTGCACTTCCTCATCGCATTGACTATCACTTCCTGCCTCCTGTTTCTACTACCGGCATGACGCTGGAAGATGTACCCATGCTAAAGGAAAAGGTATTTAAACTGATGACGGAATATTATATAACTCATCAATAA
- a CDS encoding YceI family protein: MKHTFPAMALLLSLAACGGSASDQAKTEEKKEAAAASGANYSIDTVATTVNWQATHKGGLAPRFGTIKVINGTLSAENGAITAGNFEVSLHGLQVDPTSVTEADKKYTDLEGHLKSADFFDADKHPTAKFVITSVAPYDSTQQKSLLPGATNLISGNLTLKDSTLNITFPAQVEVTGDNVVAKAKFTIDRTAWGINYKTEGSPENWMISKDVEVGFNLSAKKQ, from the coding sequence ATGAAACACACATTTCCTGCAATGGCCCTGCTCCTTTCGTTAGCAGCATGTGGCGGAAGCGCAAGCGATCAAGCTAAAACTGAAGAAAAGAAAGAAGCGGCAGCAGCCAGCGGAGCCAATTACAGCATTGACACGGTAGCTACTACTGTTAACTGGCAGGCAACGCACAAAGGTGGACTTGCACCCCGCTTTGGTACTATTAAAGTGATTAACGGCACACTTTCTGCCGAAAACGGTGCTATTACAGCTGGCAACTTTGAAGTAAGCCTGCACGGATTACAGGTAGATCCTACTTCTGTTACAGAAGCAGATAAAAAATATACCGACCTGGAAGGACACCTGAAAAGCGCTGATTTCTTTGACGCAGACAAACACCCTACCGCAAAATTTGTGATCACCTCTGTTGCACCATATGATAGCACTCAACAAAAGAGTTTATTACCAGGAGCTACTAACCTGATCAGCGGTAACCTTACTTTGAAAGACAGTACCCTGAACATCACTTTCCCTGCTCAGGTAGAAGTGACCGGCGATAATGTAGTTGCTAAAGCAAAATTCACGATTGACCGTACTGCATGGGGTATCAACTACAAAACAGAAGGTAGCCCTGAAAACTGGATGATCAGCAAAGATGTAGAAGTGGGCTTTAACTTAAGCGCTAAAAAACAATAA